The Vibrio alginolyticus NBRC 15630 = ATCC 17749 genomic sequence ATGAGCAAGCCAATCATCGCTGATAATAAGCCGATCAAAGTAGAGTTGAAAGCTGGGCAAGAATATTACTTCTGCCGATGTGGGCGTTCTAAAAATCAACCTTACTGCGATGGGTCTCATTCGGGAACCGGCTTAAAGCCAATGAGCTTTAGTGCGGAAAAAGACGAAGATGCCTATCTCTGCCAATGTAAGCATACTGCCAATGCTCCTTTTTGTGATGGTACACACAAGCGATTTACCGCAGAGCAAGTCGGTAAAGAGGGACCGGAACAAAAGCGAGAGAAAAGAGACAAACCAACGGCGTCTGCTACTCAAGAAGAACCAACCCTCGAGTTTATCCACCAATTAGCGAGAGAAGGACTCTCTAAACTCGGTCATCATGGTCCGATGGCTGCAATGGGGGTTCCTAGGCATTTGCTACCACATTGGGATGCTATACAAATCATGGTGGCGCAAATGGCGACACAACCGTTGTTGGAAGACGTTCCTGTGTCTACCGAGTTGATTGTGGGACCAAACGCGCGTAAGCCGCTCAGACTCGCCATTCCTTTGTTGGTGTCGGACATGAGTTTTGGCGCACTTTCTGAAGAGGCGAAAATTGCACTAGCAAAAGGTGCAGAGTTGGCAGGGACTGGGATTTGCTCTGGTGAGGGTGGCATGTTACCGGAAGAACAAGCCGCTAATTCACGGTATTTCTATGAGCTTGCTAGTGCTCAATTTGGCTACGACGAATCTAAGCTTCTTAATGTTCAGGCGTTTCACTTTAAAGGTGGGCAAGGAGCAAAAACGGGCACGGGTGGTCATCTGCCTGCAAATAAAAATGTAGGTAAGATCTCTCAGGTGAGAGGCATCCCCGAGGGACAACCAGCGATATCACCACCAACGTTCAAAGATCTTCACACTACTCACGATTTCAGAAAGTTTGCTGACAGAGTTCGTGGCATCACAGGCGGCATTCCAATTGGATTTAAACTCAGTGCCAACCATATTGAGCAAGACATTCAGTTTGCGCTTGATGCTGGGGCTGATTACATCATCTTAGATGGTCGCGGTGGTGGCACGGGTGCGGCGCCAACTATGTTCCGTGACCATATTAGTGTGCCCACCATTCCTGCGTTAGCTCGTGCACGTAAGTACTTAGATGAAAAAGGTGCAAGTGACCGCGTCACATTAATCATCACCGGTGGGTTGCGAGTTCCTACGGATTTTGTCAAAGCGTTGGCACTTGGAGCAGACGGAGTAGCGATAGCAAACAGTGCGATGCAATCGATCGGTTGTGTCGCCGCTCGCATCTGCAACACCAATAATTGCCCGGCAGGCATTGCGACACAAAATGCCGATTTGAGGCAGCGTCTCGACGTTGAAAAGTCATCCCAGCAACTGAAAAATTTCTTCGAATCCTCGGTCGAGCTCATGCAAGTTATGGCAAGGGCGTGTGGTCATCACGCTCTGAGTGAATTTAGTCATCATGATTTAGCTACCTGGGATCACAACATGGCGAGGCTGTCTGGGATTAAGTATTCAGGTATGGACTTAAACTGATCTCTATCCATATTTTCTACATATAGGTACATGTTTGATAACAATTATTTATTCGCTGAAATGTTTGAAATTTTGACTTGGCGTTAACTAAAAAACAGTGTATGAACTACGCTGTTTGAGGTGGATATTCGATTTATTGAATAACAAAGAGTGGTTACCACAACCACGACACGAAGGAGCATTATATGAGCAAAGCAAACGGCGGTTCGGTAGGTAAATGTCCAGTTATGCATGGTGGGCAAACATCTACAGATAAGTCGGTGATGGATTGGTGGCCGAATGCCTTGAACTTAGACATCCTGCATCAACACGACTCCAAAACCAACCCATTTGGTCAGGACTTTAATTACAAAGAAGAACTGAAAAAGCTAGATGTCGAAGCACTTAAAAAAGATTTAAAAGATTTAATGACTGATAGCCAAGACTGGTGGCCTGCCGACTGGGGACACTACGGTGGTTTAATGATCCGAATGGCATGGCATGCAGCGGGCAGTTATCGTATTGCGGATGGCCGTGGCGGTGCTGCTACAGGCAACCAACGCTTTGCTCCTCTCAACTCTTGGCCAGATAACGCCAACCTGGATAAGGCTCGACGCCTTTTATGGCCAATCAAGAAAAAATATGGCAACAAACTAAGTTGGGCAGACCTGATTGTCCTTGCCGGTAACATGGCGTACGAATCCATGGGCTTTAAGACCTTTGGCTTTGCGTTTGGACGAGAGGACATCTGGCACCCAGAAAAAGACACTTACTGGGGCTCTGAGCAAGAATGGTTAGCCACAAGTGACGCTGATAACAGCCGCTACTCTGGTGAGCGAGATTTAGAAAACCCGCTTGCTGCGGTAATGATGGGTCTTATCTATGTGAACCCTGAAGGGGTAGACGGTAACCCAGATCCTCTCAAAACAGCACATGACATGCGAGTGACCTTTGCGCGAATGGCAATGAACGATGAAGAAACCGTCGCGCTCACAGCTGGTGGTCACACGGTGGGTAAGTGTCATGGTAATGGTGATGCCGCAAACCTTGGCCCAGAGCCCGAAGCAGCAGACGTTCATGAGCAAGGTCTTGGCTGGATTAACCACAAAACACGTGGTATTGGCCGTGACACGGTAACGAGTGGCATTGAAGGTGCTTGGACAACGCACCCTACACAATGGGACTACGGATACTTCCACCTACTATTTAAGTATGACTGGGAACTGAAAAAGAGCCCAGCTGGTGCATGGCAATGGGAGCCAATCGACATTGAAGAACAAGACAAGCCTGTCGATGTTGAAGACGGTTCTAAGCGCTACAATCCAATCATGACCGACGCCGATATGGCGCTCAAAATGGACCCTGAATATCGTAAGATTGCAGAAAAGTTCCAAAATGACCCTGCGTACTTTGATGACGTTTTTGCTCGTGCCTGGTTTAAGTTGACACACCGCGATCTAGGACCAAAATCATGTTATTTCGGCCCTGATGTGCCAAGCGAAGATCTTATTTGGCAAGACCCAACGCCCGCAGGTAAGACAGACTACGATGTTGATTTAGTAAAAACAAAAATCGAAGCAAGTGGCCTATCCATTAGTGAGTTAGTAAGTACGGCGTGGGATAGTGCGCGTACTTACCGTGGCTCTGACCGCCGAGGCGGTGCAAATGGCGCGAGAATTCGCTTGGCTCCGCAAAAAGATTGGCAAGGGAACGAACCTGAACGTCTAAGACGTGTTCTTGCGGTGTTAGAAAAAATAGCAGCAGAAGAGGGCTGTAGTGTTGCAGATGCTATCGTGCTTGCTGGTAACGTAGGTATTGAACTGGCTGCGCGTGCCGCAGGTCATGATGTTTCCGTACCATTCGCGCCAGGCCGAGGTGATGCCACCCAAGAGATGACGGATGTGGAATCGTTCGAAGTACTTGAGCCTGTTGCTGACGGTTTCCGAAATTGGTTGAAGAAAGACTACGCGGTTAAGCCAGAAGAGCTTTTATTAGATCGTGCTCAGCTTATGGGGCTAACGGCGCCAGAAATGACGGTACTTATCGGTGGTATGCGCGTTCTAGGCAGTAACTACGGCGGTGGAAAAGAGGGCGTATTTACTGACCGAGTAGGCACTTTGTCGAATGATTTCTTCGTGAACCTTACTGACATGGCATATACGTGGAAACCAGTGAGTGCTAATCAATATGAAATCCGTGATCGTAAAACCGACGCTGTGAAGTGGACGGCTACTCGAGTGGATCTTGTCTTTGGTTCAAACTCGATCCTGCGTTCGTATGCGGAAGTGTATGCGCAAGATGATAATCAGGAAAAATTCATCCATGACTTCATCGCCGCATGGACGAAAGTCATGAACGCGGATCGTTTTGACTTGCAATAAGTGAAACGATGTTCATCGATAGATGCGTAAACAAAGTTGATGAATAAGTAAGAGAGGCGGGCGAAAAGCTCGCCTTTTTCTTTACCTATCTTTTTACTTTGATTGTTACTTTGATTGAAAATTAAGCTCATTTGAACCATAATAACCGGACCATATGAACCACAGGAGCTTGATATGGCAACTGCAGCATTAAAAAGCTTCAAACCGAAACAACCTCATAAAGCCAATTTCTGGTTTATGTTGGGTATTGAAGACGCTGAAACAGGTCGCACTGATGCGGTTCACAAAGGCTTTGAGCCAAAGGTGTATCGCAATATTGTTGAGCGTGTGAAGCTTTCTCAGAGTGAGTTTCAAAACGTCACATTGATACCTGTTAGCACGATCAAGCGTCGTCTAAAAAACGATGAGCGCTTCAATACGCAAGAAAGTGATGCAATCTATCGATTAGCGATGTTATTGAAACTCGCGACAGAACTGTTTGACGACGAAGAGCGCGCGTTAAAATGGATGAGAGAGAATGTGTATGGCTTAGGTGGAAAACGTCCACTTGATATGGTCTCGACCACGGTGGATTTTGAAATCGTAAAAGATTTGATCGGCCGTTTAGAGCACGGGGTATTCTCGTAATATGAAGCTCTATCGTCTCACACAAAAGAAATTTGCTGACACGCCATTCAGCCCCGTTGGCGCAAAGTTATTTGGAGGGCGATGGAACTCAAAAGGAACCGAAGCCCTCTACTTCTCTGAATCGGAATCCCTTTGTTCGTTGGAAGTGTTTGTTCACGTAAACAACGATCCTGCTATCACCAAACTTTACGATTTATATCGTATTGAAATGCCAGAATACCTCATCGCCACCTTAGATGAAGAAGATCTCCCTGTGACGTGGCGAGCAATACCGGCGAGCGAGTCTACGCAGTACATTGGTGATCAGTTTCTCAATGATCCTCATCCAGAGTTTGCCGCGCTGCAAGTGCCTTCAACGATTTCACCTCGTGATAAAAACTACGTGGTGAATCCAAATCATCCCAAAATGAAAGAGATCATCAAGAAAGCCGAAAAGCTCGATTTCGCGTTTGATCCGCGCATTTTCAAATAGACGCCTAGCTTTGTCTTGCTTTAAAGCATTCAGCGCTTACCTGAGATAAGCGCTGCAGCATAAAAGTTTATTTCCTTGGTTATTGTCGATCGTAAGTGAACTGTTGCGCTTCATTTGTAGTGTTGAGGTAATGCCCAAGCACCAACTCAGCACCTTTGTAAGATAAATGGCTGTCATCCGTATACATCGCATTGTTTGCTCCAACTCTCATTCGACATACGCCATTTCTGCAAATGGCATCGGTCAAGTCGACAAACTCAACGTGCTCAAATTGCTCAAAGTAGTTCACTAACTTCGCCACGTTTTGAGGGTGATGTTGTTTGGGAGAAAAGTCGCAGGCAGACTCTTCTGTCTCGCCAAACAAACGCGCTTTCCAAAGGCATTCTCCTACCGCAAACGGTGCAGAAGGGGTTGGACCGAAAACGACCACTTCCTTTCCTTTCAGTTCATTCAATAATTTGGTTAATGATGCTTCATAATCGGCTTGTGAAAGCTCTTTATTGAAATTAGAAGAGATAACAACGCGACGAATGGAAGGGGTACTTAGAATTGTATCGACAGCCTCATTGAAGAACTGTCGGCAAGGAACTGAGCCAGCACCTTTGATGGTGTCGACATAACCGACCGCACAGGAATCTTGAGTAAGTTGCACCACGCCAGTTGGTGTTACTTCGGATAGACGCTTCACGTAAACCATGCTGTGACTATTGCCTAACACAGCGATGTCGGGCTGCGGCGCAGACGAGCACACATCGTTAACGTTGGTGTTGCCGTTGCAATCTAAACCATAACCGTTGTTAACGCGCATGGCCTCGAAAAATGCGCTTCTTTCTGGAAAACCACCGTTTTTATGACCGATAACGCCGAACGTTAGCAAGGGCAACGTCAACAACACAATAACCACGGACGCAGTGCGCATACTCATGGCTTTTCGGCTACGGAACGGCTTTTCAATAAAGCGCCAAGTGAAGTAAGAAAGTACAAAAAGAGTGACAACGTAAAGTGGGATATTGATGTCTTGTGTTGCATCCAACACGTAGCGGTAAAAGACAAATAATGGAATGTGCCACAAGTATAAGCTGTAGCTGATTAAGCCGACGAACACGACCCACTTTAGGCTCAGTAATCTACCGCAGACATTGTCTTTAGAGGCAAACAAAATCACCAACGCGCTACCGATGACCGGCACCAGCAGCGTAATGCCCGCACCATCTTGCGATTTTTCAAACAAAAGCGCGGAAGCCAATATCAAAACGATGCCAATGGTTGCCAGCGTATCGTTAGATTGAACTTGGACTTTTCTCATCACTAATGCGAGTAATGAACCGGTTGCCAGTTCCCAAGCACGAGAGAAGATCATGTAAAAAGCGAAATCAGGATCGTTGCTCGCGTAGACAATAGTCATCAAACTCAGCGCAAATACCGCGATGAAAAAAGTCAGGTAAAACGCGTTTTTGCCACGAGCGAGTAGCATGAGTAGCAAAGGAATGACAATGTAGTATTGTTCTTCAACGCCCAAGCTCCAAGTGTGAAACAGCGGGTTGGCTTGATCTTCTAAACCGAAGTAATTGTGGCCTTTTAAATACAGAAGAATGTTGGATGAGGAAAGAATGGAAGATACTGCAAACTGACCAACGTCTTTGTGTGCTTGCGGCAAAAATAGCCACCAAGACATCAAATAGCTGACGGCGATCACCACCAGTAAGAGGGGGAGTATGCGACGAATGCGTCGCTCATAAAAATCACCAAGGTTGAACTTCTGGTTTTCTAAGTCGTTAATCACGATGGTGGTGATCAAATAGCCGCTGATCACAAAAAACACGTCGACGCCAATAAAGCCACCAGCGAATTGCTCAACTCCTGCATGAAACAAAATCACCAACGTGACAGCAATCGCCCTTAATCCGTCTACTTCTGCTCTGTAAGTCATATCGTGTTGCTCCAACATTCCGTTTAATGAAGTAGAGCAAAATATGAACCAGAAATAATATTTATTTAAATCAGTACCTTAAATTGATTGTCAAAATGAAAATGCTAGGTGGGTTAACGAATTCCCAAATTGAATTTCAATATGGAAACCCCATAAAGAATGATCTTAAGAAGCGCTAAATCAAAGAACGTAAAGCGCGAGGCACTTAGACTTCATTGAAAATGATTACGCTAAAGAAACGATGACAGAGAATACGATTCAGGAAAAAATTGCCAGCTTTACTTGTATCGAAGAGGCTTTGAATTACTTCGACATCGAGTTTGATAGCCGATTTATCGAAAACAATCGAACCGAGTTGGTTAAGAGGTTTCACGGCTACTTAATCCTCACTAAACCGGATGATTGGTTTTCAGGTCGTCGTGCTTTAAAGAATGCTTACTGTAAAGTACAACGCAGTTTGCTCAGTAAAACGACGCGCTCTGCGTGCCGAGGTTGTACATCTTGTCAAAGACGTTAATTCTGGTGGCTTGCCTAAAAAGAACCCTGCATCTTGGTGTCACAGGGGGAAGAGCAAGGTTCTTTTGGTTTCGCTATTGGTTTGTCGCGAGTTACGAATCAGCTTTACGTAGATGAATTAACCCGCGTGATACGCAGGGTAGTCCACCAAGCCTTTTTCACCGCCGCCGAACAATGTGGCAGGGTCATGTTCTGCCAGCGGATAGCCATGCTTGATGCGGCTTGGTAAGTCTGGGTTTGCAACAAACGGACGGCCAAAGCCAATCATGTCGGCTAAACCACTTTCAATCGCGTGTTGCGCCTTTTCTGCGTTGTAACGACCGGCATAGATCAGTGTGCCTTTATACGCCTCACGAACTGCGGTTTTAAAGTCGTGCGGAGTGTCTGGCGCGTCGTCCCAATCCACTTCTGCAATGTGAATGTAAACCACATTGAGTTTATCAAGCAGCGCTGCAGCGGCGGTGTAGGTTTCGACTGGCGTACTATCAACGGTGCCATTTAACGAAGTGAATGGTGCAAGACGAACACCAACACGCTCAGCGCCAATAGCTTGCGTCATCGCCTCTACCACTTCACCAAGAAAACGCAGACGGTTTTCAATTGAGCCACCGTATTCATCGGTGCGGTTATTCGCTTCAGAATCGATAAACTGGTTAACCAAGTAGCCATTCGCTGCATGAAGCTCGATACCATCGAATCCGGCTTCTATCGCGTTTAGGGCGGCTTGGCGGTACTCTTCAATAACGTTCTTGATGTCTTGTTTGGTCATTTCACGTGGCTCAACCACGTCGACAAAACCCGGTTCGTCTGTGCCGTTATCGACAAATACTTTCACGTTTTCTGCTTTTAGCGCAGAAGAAGAAATAGGCTGCTCACCGCCAATGTTATCAGGGTGAGTCACGCGACCAACGTGCCACAATTGCGCGAAGATAGTGCCGCCATTCTCGTGCACCGCATTAGTTACCTTTTTCCAGCCAGCAATTTGCTCTGGGCTGTAAATGCCTGGTGTCCATGCATAGCCTTGACCCATTGGCGAAATTTGTGTGCCTTCAGCAACGATTAGGCCCGCTTCAGCACGTTGAGCATAGTAGGTCGCCATCATATCGTTAGCGATATTACCTGGTTGAGAAGCACGAGAGCGCGTCATCGGAGGCATAACGATACGGTTTTTTAATGAGAGAGAGCCAAGTTGAATGGGTTGAAATAATGCGTCTGTCATAGGAAACCTCGTTATTTTTGAGTTTGGATGAGTTCGATTTGGTAACCATCGGGATCTTTAATGAAGGCGATGTGAGTTTCTCCGCCTTTCATTGGACCTGGCTCGCGAGTAACGTTGCCACCAAGCGCTTTGATTTTTTCGCAAGCGGCGTAAATATCTTCAGACCCTAGTGCCATGTGTCCGAATGCGTTACCCAAGTCGTAACTGTCGGTATCCCAGTTATAAGTTAGCTCGATGGTCGCGCCATCTGGTTGATCAGGGTTACCAACAAACACCAGTGAGTAACGGTATTCTTGGTTTTCAAAACGATCCAAAACACTCATTCCCAGAACCTTTGTATAAAATTCGATCGATTTGTCTAGGTCAGCAACACGGATCATCGTGTGGAGAAACTTCATAAGTCGCCTTTTCATAACGTTGCGTAATCACTATGCAAACCATATCGCCACTCTAAATAAACTGGAAATTATCGTTAATTATTAAAATGATTATTTAGTGTTATGAAAAGCGAGGTTGCTGGCCCTGCAACATGCAAACAAAGATTACTCGCCGTTTCTTTTTAATTGTTGGCATATGCTAATTACTCTTTTGAGAAACCGAGTAACTATCATGTCTACAAACAGCTATTGTCATTACACTCACGAATCTCATCATCAATGTGCGGTTTGTTCTTCAATTAATGTGAATCCGAACTCTTTGGCCGTGAACTACCAATACCTAGCCGATGGTTCTGTTGTCGGAGAGTTTCACGTTTTACCGCGTCATCAAGGTTACACAGACCTGTTGCATGGTGGTATTGCCAGTTCGCTTCTCGATGGTGCAATGACGCATTGTTTGTTATCTAGAGACATTCAAGCCCTTACGGCGCAGTTGGATGTGCGCTACCATGCACCTATTCAGTTAGATGATCGAGTCACGATTACTGCACACTGTGAAGGTGAACGACGCGGTATATATCAACTGGTGGCTCAATTGCGGGTCAATAGCGAAGTTAGAGTGACGGCTAAAGGGAAGTTTATTCGTCCTAAAAAGGCATAAATAAAAACGTGTTCTACGGAGAGGCAATGAAGAAATTTGATGAGCTGTATGCAATTGCGACGAGAAAATCTCAATATGACCAAACCAACACTTGGTTTAAAGGCGTAGAGACTTATCTGGAGGCCATTGGCAAAGAAGTTGATGAAGTCCGCGAAGAGATTCGTGAGGATCGCCTTTGTCATTTGGAAGACGAGTTAGGCGATGTGTTGTGGAACTATCTTAACGTATTAAAAGCGCTGGAAAGAGAAAAGGGTATAGATCCTGAGAAAGTACTCGAAAGAGCCTGCAACAAATACGATCAGCGTGTATCTGCGATTGAGTCGGGACGCAGTTGGGATGAGATAAAACAGCAGCAGAAACAAGCCTTGAACGCAGAGCATGAAGCCGCGCAGTTAGAAGATGTAAAGAGCCAATAACTGCGCTTGGTATTGAAAGGATAGGTTAATAGAGAATACCTAGTCAGCCCTTGGAGCTGTTGACCAACAGTAGGTCACAAGGTGGTTGATCAAGTAACGTGTCTACAGTGCTGCCAGACCAAAATTGAGATGACATGCTTCGTTTACATGCCCCCATAATCAAAATCGCTGCTTGTGATTGCTTAACTGCTTTTGGTAACGCCGTTTCAGGGTTTCCTTCCGGTAATAGTAATGGAACTCGCGTTAACTTTTGCGCAGTAATAAAATCTGTAATGCCTGCTTTTTGATTGCTTAATATCTCTGCACGATAGCGAGAGAGGTATGGCGCGACGTATCGGCAGTAAACGAGCGTCATTTTCCCGCTTAAGGTTTGTTCTAATTTTGAGCCTCGCGAGACGATGGCTTTATCTACTATCGACTTTTCATCCCCTCGATGAAGTGGGTCGATTGCACAAAGCATGTTGGCGTGAGAAGGCCATGAACGCTCACTCAGTAGCAACAAGTCGCAATCTTGTTGTGCTAGTTCTGTGAGCATCGTTTGAATCTCGTGTTTGTTAAAGTGTCCCACGAGCAGTAAGTCAGTGTGGTCAACAAGTCGTTTCGCAACTTGCTCAACCCAATGGCTCCCTTTGAAATGCTCGTAAGAGAGCGTTGGTGTTTCAAGCTCTTCTTCTTCACAAAGTTCGACAATTAATGCGTTGAACTTTAAGGTCCAAGCTTCAAACTCAGCTTGTCTTTTTTCTATATGGTCAGAGTTGAAACTGAGAAAATGAGCGAATGCGTGATCTTCACTTCGGCGACGGTCTTCCACTAAAACTACAATAGGCTGAGCCAGCGCTGTCGAAAATTGAATCACTTTACGAAGCACCTTACGACTTGGTAAGGCGGCCTGCTGAGTCAGAAAAAATACAGGTGCCATTGATTACTCCATTATCAAACAAGGCGAATGAGCCTGACACACATTCAAGTCTATACCATGAACTGATGCAGAGGCGTTTTGTTTCTGCGAGCGAAATATAAATTCCGCAATTAAGTCAACTATCGCCTAGAATTTTAACATCAAGAATTCATGCCTTCGGATAGCACATATCGTCAATACGGCGAATGTGGTAGTGAAAGCTATAGGTAAAAGTAATGATAGATTCCAACCAATTGCAAATTAACCGCAAAGTGCCACATTTGCTTGCTGAGATCATTAAAGCGATAGAATCGACCGAAGACTTGAGCTTTTTGAAAGACTATCAAGAAGCACAGATTGCGAACATTTTGGAATCGGTCAACATTGCTTACCGTAAGCGTGTCATAGAAGCAGTGCCGCCTGAGAAGTATTGGACGGTATTAAATTTGCTCCGATACGACACCGCCAAGCACATTCATCAATCACTCAATAAAGACTTACAACATGAACGCTTGGCGTACATAACGGATTCAGAACTGATCATCTTTGCGGACTTTCTACCGACCGAATTTGTAGATGAATACCTTATTGATCAAAGTGAAGAGTCTGTCGCGCATATCCAACAAGCATTGTCGTATGAAGACAACAAAGTTGGACGTTATGCCGAGCCTCACTTTCTGGTCGCAAACCCTAAAAACAGCGTAGGAGGCATCAAAACCGAGCTGCTAAAACGTGGGCAAAGTCCAGTGCGGTTGATTA encodes the following:
- a CDS encoding glutamate synthase-related protein, which translates into the protein MSKPIIADNKPIKVELKAGQEYYFCRCGRSKNQPYCDGSHSGTGLKPMSFSAEKDEDAYLCQCKHTANAPFCDGTHKRFTAEQVGKEGPEQKREKRDKPTASATQEEPTLEFIHQLAREGLSKLGHHGPMAAMGVPRHLLPHWDAIQIMVAQMATQPLLEDVPVSTELIVGPNARKPLRLAIPLLVSDMSFGALSEEAKIALAKGAELAGTGICSGEGGMLPEEQAANSRYFYELASAQFGYDESKLLNVQAFHFKGGQGAKTGTGGHLPANKNVGKISQVRGIPEGQPAISPPTFKDLHTTHDFRKFADRVRGITGGIPIGFKLSANHIEQDIQFALDAGADYIILDGRGGGTGAAPTMFRDHISVPTIPALARARKYLDEKGASDRVTLIITGGLRVPTDFVKALALGADGVAIANSAMQSIGCVAARICNTNNCPAGIATQNADLRQRLDVEKSSQQLKNFFESSVELMQVMARACGHHALSEFSHHDLATWDHNMARLSGIKYSGMDLN
- the katG gene encoding catalase/peroxidase HPI; protein product: MSKANGGSVGKCPVMHGGQTSTDKSVMDWWPNALNLDILHQHDSKTNPFGQDFNYKEELKKLDVEALKKDLKDLMTDSQDWWPADWGHYGGLMIRMAWHAAGSYRIADGRGGAATGNQRFAPLNSWPDNANLDKARRLLWPIKKKYGNKLSWADLIVLAGNMAYESMGFKTFGFAFGREDIWHPEKDTYWGSEQEWLATSDADNSRYSGERDLENPLAAVMMGLIYVNPEGVDGNPDPLKTAHDMRVTFARMAMNDEETVALTAGGHTVGKCHGNGDAANLGPEPEAADVHEQGLGWINHKTRGIGRDTVTSGIEGAWTTHPTQWDYGYFHLLFKYDWELKKSPAGAWQWEPIDIEEQDKPVDVEDGSKRYNPIMTDADMALKMDPEYRKIAEKFQNDPAYFDDVFARAWFKLTHRDLGPKSCYFGPDVPSEDLIWQDPTPAGKTDYDVDLVKTKIEASGLSISELVSTAWDSARTYRGSDRRGGANGARIRLAPQKDWQGNEPERLRRVLAVLEKIAAEEGCSVADAIVLAGNVGIELAARAAGHDVSVPFAPGRGDATQEMTDVESFEVLEPVADGFRNWLKKDYAVKPEELLLDRAQLMGLTAPEMTVLIGGMRVLGSNYGGGKEGVFTDRVGTLSNDFFVNLTDMAYTWKPVSANQYEIRDRKTDAVKWTATRVDLVFGSNSILRSYAEVYAQDDNQEKFIHDFIAAWTKVMNADRFDLQ
- the parS gene encoding type II RES/Xre toxin-antitoxin system antitoxin, which translates into the protein MATAALKSFKPKQPHKANFWFMLGIEDAETGRTDAVHKGFEPKVYRNIVERVKLSQSEFQNVTLIPVSTIKRRLKNDERFNTQESDAIYRLAMLLKLATELFDDEERALKWMRENVYGLGGKRPLDMVSTTVDFEIVKDLIGRLEHGVFS
- a CDS encoding RES family NAD+ phosphorylase, translating into MKLYRLTQKKFADTPFSPVGAKLFGGRWNSKGTEALYFSESESLCSLEVFVHVNNDPAITKLYDLYRIEMPEYLIATLDEEDLPVTWRAIPASESTQYIGDQFLNDPHPEFAALQVPSTISPRDKNYVVNPNHPKMKEIIKKAEKLDFAFDPRIFK
- a CDS encoding acyltransferase family protein — encoded protein: MTYRAEVDGLRAIAVTLVILFHAGVEQFAGGFIGVDVFFVISGYLITTIVINDLENQKFNLGDFYERRIRRILPLLLVVIAVSYLMSWWLFLPQAHKDVGQFAVSSILSSSNILLYLKGHNYFGLEDQANPLFHTWSLGVEEQYYIVIPLLLMLLARGKNAFYLTFFIAVFALSLMTIVYASNDPDFAFYMIFSRAWELATGSLLALVMRKVQVQSNDTLATIGIVLILASALLFEKSQDGAGITLLVPVIGSALVILFASKDNVCGRLLSLKWVVFVGLISYSLYLWHIPLFVFYRYVLDATQDINIPLYVVTLFVLSYFTWRFIEKPFRSRKAMSMRTASVVIVLLTLPLLTFGVIGHKNGGFPERSAFFEAMRVNNGYGLDCNGNTNVNDVCSSAPQPDIAVLGNSHSMVYVKRLSEVTPTGVVQLTQDSCAVGYVDTIKGAGSVPCRQFFNEAVDTILSTPSIRRVVISSNFNKELSQADYEASLTKLLNELKGKEVVVFGPTPSAPFAVGECLWKARLFGETEESACDFSPKQHHPQNVAKLVNYFEQFEHVEFVDLTDAICRNGVCRMRVGANNAMYTDDSHLSYKGAELVLGHYLNTTNEAQQFTYDRQ
- a CDS encoding nitrogenase-stabilizing/protective protein NifW, whose protein sequence is MTENTIQEKIASFTCIEEALNYFDIEFDSRFIENNRTELVKRFHGYLILTKPDDWFSGRRALKNAYCKVQRSLLSKTTRSACRGCTSCQRR
- a CDS encoding alkene reductase — encoded protein: MTDALFQPIQLGSLSLKNRIVMPPMTRSRASQPGNIANDMMATYYAQRAEAGLIVAEGTQISPMGQGYAWTPGIYSPEQIAGWKKVTNAVHENGGTIFAQLWHVGRVTHPDNIGGEQPISSSALKAENVKVFVDNGTDEPGFVDVVEPREMTKQDIKNVIEEYRQAALNAIEAGFDGIELHAANGYLVNQFIDSEANNRTDEYGGSIENRLRFLGEVVEAMTQAIGAERVGVRLAPFTSLNGTVDSTPVETYTAAAALLDKLNVVYIHIAEVDWDDAPDTPHDFKTAVREAYKGTLIYAGRYNAEKAQHAIESGLADMIGFGRPFVANPDLPSRIKHGYPLAEHDPATLFGGGEKGLVDYPAYHAG
- the gloA gene encoding lactoylglutathione lyase, encoding MKFLHTMIRVADLDKSIEFYTKVLGMSVLDRFENQEYRYSLVFVGNPDQPDGATIELTYNWDTDSYDLGNAFGHMALGSEDIYAACEKIKALGGNVTREPGPMKGGETHIAFIKDPDGYQIELIQTQK
- a CDS encoding PaaI family thioesterase; the protein is MSTNSYCHYTHESHHQCAVCSSINVNPNSLAVNYQYLADGSVVGEFHVLPRHQGYTDLLHGGIASSLLDGAMTHCLLSRDIQALTAQLDVRYHAPIQLDDRVTITAHCEGERRGIYQLVAQLRVNSEVRVTAKGKFIRPKKA
- a CDS encoding MazG nucleotide pyrophosphohydrolase domain-containing protein; amino-acid sequence: MKKFDELYAIATRKSQYDQTNTWFKGVETYLEAIGKEVDEVREEIREDRLCHLEDELGDVLWNYLNVLKALEREKGIDPEKVLERACNKYDQRVSAIESGRSWDEIKQQQKQALNAEHEAAQLEDVKSQ
- a CDS encoding universal stress protein, encoding MAPVFFLTQQAALPSRKVLRKVIQFSTALAQPIVVLVEDRRRSEDHAFAHFLSFNSDHIEKRQAEFEAWTLKFNALIVELCEEEELETPTLSYEHFKGSHWVEQVAKRLVDHTDLLLVGHFNKHEIQTMLTELAQQDCDLLLLSERSWPSHANMLCAIDPLHRGDEKSIVDKAIVSRGSKLEQTLSGKMTLVYCRYVAPYLSRYRAEILSNQKAGITDFITAQKLTRVPLLLPEGNPETALPKAVKQSQAAILIMGACKRSMSSQFWSGSTVDTLLDQPPCDLLLVNSSKG